Proteins encoded by one window of Streptomyces sp. LX-29:
- a CDS encoding pyrimidine reductase family protein: MRRLFPVFPDLPAALDDREWGLDELADVYAYPEPSEYAGGGAVDAGRTGAWLRANMVTSLDGAAYHEGRSQPLSCAADMRIFGVLRALADAVVVGAETVRQEGYRPARAREAFQARRAALGQPPAPAIAVVSAGLTLDFTAPLFTEPLVPTLVLTGASAPTERVAAARAAGAEVIVAGEGARVDPVRVVTALAERGFTRLLTEGGPTLLGQFTAAGVLDELCLSLAPLVAAGDASRIASGPPVTAPERFVLASVMEEAGFLFTRYRRT; the protein is encoded by the coding sequence ATGCGACGCCTGTTCCCCGTCTTCCCTGATCTGCCCGCCGCCCTCGACGACCGCGAATGGGGGCTCGACGAGCTGGCGGACGTCTACGCCTACCCGGAGCCCTCGGAGTACGCGGGCGGGGGCGCGGTCGACGCCGGGCGCACGGGTGCCTGGCTGCGCGCCAACATGGTCACCTCGCTGGACGGCGCCGCCTACCACGAGGGCCGTTCGCAGCCGCTGTCCTGCGCCGCCGACATGCGGATCTTCGGCGTGCTGCGCGCGCTCGCCGACGCGGTGGTGGTGGGCGCCGAAACGGTACGGCAGGAGGGCTACCGCCCGGCCCGCGCCCGCGAGGCGTTCCAGGCCCGGCGGGCGGCGCTCGGCCAGCCGCCCGCCCCCGCCATCGCCGTGGTCAGCGCCGGTCTCACGCTGGACTTCACGGCCCCGCTGTTCACCGAGCCGCTGGTGCCGACGCTCGTGCTGACCGGCGCGTCCGCGCCGACGGAGCGGGTGGCCGCGGCCCGCGCGGCCGGGGCCGAGGTGATCGTGGCCGGGGAGGGCGCCCGGGTCGACCCGGTCCGGGTGGTGACGGCCCTGGCGGAGCGCGGATTCACCCGGCTGCTGACGGAGGGCGGCCCGACGCTGCTGGGGCAGTTCACGGCGGCCGGGGTGCTGGACGAGCTGTGCCTCTCACTGGCGCCGCTGGTTGCCGCCGGGGACGCGTCCAGGATCGCAAGCGGGCCGCCTGTCACGGCGCCGGAACGGTTTGTTCTTGCCTCTGTCATGGAGGAGGCCGGCTTTCTCTTCACCCGCTACCGTCGGACGTGA
- the zapE gene encoding cell division protein ZapE, whose translation MSSTNAVAPGVPAARTTASDVASSDGPVALTARSPQVPADRLVAEMVPPPRFGTARFDTYLPDPNQPSQTAAVKTLGDFAAQLGGGVSAAGGSGRKRWFRRESRPATPSGPRGVYLDGGYGVGKTHLLASLWHATPAAPELKAFGTFVELTNLVGALGFQQTVRTLGEHRLLCIDEFELDDPGDTVLVSSLLSKLVESGVALAATSNTLPGKLGEGRFAAVDFLREIQGLSAHFRALRIDGEDYRHRGLPEAPAPHSDDLVTRVAYRTPGASLDDFPSLLDHLSKVHPSRYGAMCDGIEAVCLTGVVPVPDQSTALRLVVLADRLYDREVPVLASGAPFDALFSEEMLRGGYRKKYFRAISRLTALARDAKPLVEP comes from the coding sequence GTGTCCTCCACGAACGCCGTCGCTCCGGGCGTCCCCGCAGCGCGCACCACCGCTTCGGACGTCGCCTCCTCGGACGGCCCGGTCGCCCTCACCGCCCGCTCACCGCAGGTGCCGGCCGACCGCCTGGTGGCGGAGATGGTGCCGCCGCCCCGCTTCGGCACGGCGCGCTTCGACACCTACCTCCCCGACCCGAACCAGCCCAGCCAGACCGCCGCGGTCAAGACGCTGGGGGACTTCGCCGCCCAGCTCGGCGGCGGGGTGAGCGCCGCCGGCGGCAGCGGGCGGAAGCGCTGGTTCCGGCGGGAGTCGCGCCCCGCGACCCCCAGCGGCCCGCGCGGCGTCTACCTCGACGGCGGATACGGCGTCGGCAAGACCCACCTGCTGGCCTCGCTGTGGCACGCCACCCCCGCCGCCCCCGAGCTCAAGGCGTTCGGCACCTTCGTGGAGCTGACCAACCTGGTCGGCGCCCTCGGCTTCCAGCAGACCGTGCGCACGCTCGGTGAGCACCGGCTGCTCTGCATCGACGAGTTCGAGCTCGACGACCCGGGCGACACCGTCCTGGTCTCCAGCCTGCTGAGCAAGCTGGTCGAGTCCGGCGTGGCGCTCGCCGCGACCTCCAACACCCTCCCCGGCAAGCTCGGTGAGGGGCGCTTCGCCGCCGTCGACTTCCTGCGCGAGATCCAGGGTCTCTCCGCCCACTTCCGCGCCCTGCGCATCGACGGCGAGGACTACCGGCACCGCGGGCTGCCCGAGGCCCCGGCGCCGCACTCCGACGACCTCGTCACCCGCGTCGCGTACCGCACGCCGGGCGCCTCGCTGGACGACTTCCCCTCGCTGCTCGACCACCTGTCCAAGGTCCACCCGAGCCGCTACGGGGCGATGTGCGACGGCATCGAGGCGGTCTGCCTGACCGGCGTCGTCCCGGTGCCCGACCAGTCCACCGCGCTGCGCCTGGTGGTGCTGGCGGACCGGCTCTACGACCGCGAGGTCCCGGTGCTGGCCTCCGGGGCGCCCTTCGACGCGCTCTTCAGCGAGGAGATGCTGCGCGGCGGCTACCGCAAGAAGTACTTCCGGGCGATATCCCGCCTGACGGCCCTGGCCCGGGACGCGAAGCCGCTCGTCGAACCGTAG
- a CDS encoding indole-3-glycerol phosphate synthase: protein MIEKPLTPADVEFVTTLHGDDPVSFVVLMQPRGDQDRLLRAIDDVALGYLDRAVREGDEPEGEEAVPPAQRALTHSLDALRAAGSEAVGQIVERHPLDLLRSVVEETGADEVIVLTAPHFVEEFFHRDWASRARHKVGVPVLKLFAHAVDEDQAATGG from the coding sequence ATGATCGAGAAGCCTCTGACGCCGGCGGACGTGGAGTTCGTCACCACCCTGCACGGCGACGACCCGGTCTCCTTCGTCGTGCTCATGCAGCCCCGTGGCGACCAGGATCGGCTGCTCCGCGCGATCGACGACGTCGCGCTCGGCTACCTGGACCGCGCCGTGCGGGAGGGTGACGAGCCGGAGGGCGAGGAGGCCGTGCCGCCGGCCCAGCGCGCCCTGACCCACTCCCTGGACGCGCTCCGCGCGGCCGGCAGCGAGGCCGTCGGTCAGATCGTCGAGCGCCACCCGCTCGACCTGCTGCGCTCCGTGGTCGAGGAGACCGGGGCCGACGAAGTGATCGTCCTGACCGCCCCGCACTTCGTCGAGGAGTTCTTCCATCGCGACTGGGCCTCCCGCGCCCGCCACAAGGTCGGCGTCCCCGTGCTCAAGCTCTTCGCCCACGCGGTCGACGAGGACCAGGCGGCGACCGGGGGGTAG